A section of the Rhipicephalus sanguineus isolate Rsan-2018 chromosome 11, BIME_Rsan_1.4, whole genome shotgun sequence genome encodes:
- the LOC119375366 gene encoding dentin sialophosphoprotein-like, which translates to MARVKEALARSSATAAPGADDEGGDDASAGEGPENVNVAQSTAAVEISGNEAGDFRGGEEETGECRTGEREVAKVGVAAHAMCADATRRDDVTDQERAANGANSEVEKKKKRKKTRDHDGRRSDVEATENAGEEKYAEVDDVSVAYAHVDCHDGNEEAEESRDGEVAAVEEAEDEENAGSDDGTGNWEGHGGVSGETAPNTKRELKKNVKKDGGQEAEGQEKNEVGSKKAESEDDEEEAASDEVAPTAAANEDVSADGKDKKNAEEANNDGDSSKARQADTEDADTDHKKEPDVNNSKIAGNHRQRQQGDKAWVAENKTDGQNELKKRRSPTFNDYHLEEWPPPRRGWSWRLQRKNKTQRATQRNIYDNGTSNKQQRQRQEVYRDYSVPVSSVGVVLHRALVVLLSRMNVVVNLSESGEPPQVSRTTAAQVSGYDIRQLTRSYKNLWTDNVGR; encoded by the exons atGGCCCGT GTCAAGGAGGCTCTGGCGCGCTCGAGCGCCACGGCGGCACCTGGCGCCGACGACgaaggcggcgacgacgcgagcgctggcgagggcCCGGAGAACGTGAACGTCGCGCAATCCACGGCGGCGGTCGAGATCTCCGGGAACGAAGCCGGTGACTTCCGAGGCGGCGAGGAGGAGACCGGTGAGTGTCGGACCGGCGAGCGGGAGGTCGCCAAGGTCGGCGTGGCGGCGCACGCCATGTGTGCAGACGCCACGCGTCGAGACGACGTTACGGACCAGGAAAGAGCAGCCAATGGCGCAAACAGTGAggttgagaagaagaagaaaaggaagaaaacgaGAGACCACGATGGGCGGCGCAGTGATGTGGAGGCAACGGAGAACGCAGGCGAAGAAAAATACGCTGAAGTGGACGACGTGAGCGTTGCTTATGCGCACGTTGACTGCCACGACGGCAACGAAGAGGCGGAGGAGTCCCGGGATGGCGAAGTGGCGGCCGTGGAGGAAGCGGAAGACGAGGAAAACGCAGGAAGTGACGACGGCACTGGAAACTGGGAAGGA CATGGAGGCGTCAGCGGCGAGACAGCCCCAAATACGAAACGCGAACTGAAGAAGAACGTTAAGAAGGATGGTGGTCAGGAAGCAGAGGGTCAAGAAAAGAACGAGGTAGGAAGTAAGAAGGCCGAGAGTGAGGATGACGAAGAAGAGGCAGCCTCTGATGAGGTGGCTCCAACGGCAGCCGCCAACGAGGATGTGTCAGCTGACGGCAAGGACAAGAAAAACGCGGAGGAGGCTAACAACGACGGGGATTCAAGCAAGGCTCGGCAAGCAGATACCGAGGATGCCGACACTGATCACAAAAAGGAACCAGATGTCAACAACAGTAAAATAGCAGGCAACCACagacagcggcaacaaggcgacAAAGCGTGGGTCGCTGAGAACAAGACGGACGGGCAGAACGAGCTCAAGAAACGGAGGTCGCCAACATTTAACGACTACCacctggaggagtggccgccaccccGACGTGGCTGGTCCTGGCGGCTACAACGGAAAAACAAGACACAGCGAGCGACACAGCGCAACATCTACGACAACGGCACCAGCAACAAGCAACAACGTCAGCGCCAGGAGGTCTACCGTGACTACTCTGTGCCCGTTAGCTCGGTGGGTGTGGTGCTGCACCGGGCTCTCGTGGTCCTGCTCTCGCGGATGAAcgtggtcgtcaacctgagcgagtccggtgAGCCTCCACAAGTCAGCCGCACAACCGCTGCACAAGTCAGCGGTTATGACATCCGACAGCTCACGAGGTCCTACAAGAATTtgtggacggacaatgttggcagGTGA